A region from the Wansuia hejianensis genome encodes:
- a CDS encoding autoinducer 2 ABC transporter substrate-binding protein yields MKKKTLSKVVAGALVGVMAMSMLAGCGDSKSTSTAASNSGSKSESSASSSAVSSSSKATSSSSEKKETGGDVTIAMLPKFKGENYFDACKGGAQEAADELGITLLYDGPSQDQATNQKQVDILEGWIAQGVDAIVVSPNDPTAIAPTLKKAQDQGIKVVSFDADAQEDARDLFINQISADAAAKGLLDAAAQDLKEKGYGNGKTANIALVSSTGTDANQVAWEAAIDELLKTDEYNFMVIKNKETDVYYPGTDETKVNSEAATLMGRMGEGDDKIQAAIALSSMATPALGAQYASASSKPDASKISLTGLATPNALKTYIKDETNPLNTGVLWNCADLGYLAIQGAYQLITGDITSDSTSINAGRLGEKVIEDKQCILGDALIFDASNVDEFDY; encoded by the coding sequence ATGAAGAAAAAAACATTATCCAAAGTAGTAGCAGGTGCGCTTGTAGGTGTTATGGCTATGTCCATGCTGGCCGGCTGCGGCGATTCCAAAAGCACTTCCACAGCAGCCAGCAACTCTGGCAGCAAGAGTGAATCTTCTGCATCCAGCAGCGCGGTGTCATCCAGCAGCAAAGCGACTAGCAGCAGTTCTGAGAAAAAAGAGACAGGCGGCGATGTGACGATCGCGATGCTTCCTAAATTTAAAGGTGAGAACTATTTCGATGCCTGCAAGGGCGGGGCACAGGAAGCGGCAGACGAGCTGGGGATCACCCTTCTGTATGACGGACCTTCACAGGATCAGGCTACGAATCAGAAACAGGTAGATATCCTGGAGGGTTGGATCGCACAGGGAGTTGACGCTATCGTAGTATCGCCTAATGATCCCACCGCTATTGCTCCGACACTGAAGAAAGCTCAGGATCAGGGAATCAAAGTTGTATCTTTCGACGCTGACGCACAGGAAGATGCCCGTGACCTGTTCATCAACCAGATTAGCGCTGACGCAGCCGCTAAGGGCCTTCTGGATGCAGCTGCTCAGGATCTGAAAGAAAAAGGCTATGGAAATGGCAAAACAGCTAATATCGCTCTGGTATCCAGCACCGGAACAGACGCGAACCAGGTTGCATGGGAGGCAGCTATCGATGAGCTGCTGAAGACAGACGAGTATAACTTCATGGTTATCAAGAATAAAGAAACAGATGTGTACTATCCTGGGACTGATGAGACTAAGGTTAACAGCGAGGCTGCTACTCTGATGGGAAGAATGGGAGAAGGCGACGACAAGATCCAGGCTGCAATCGCTCTGTCTTCAATGGCGACTCCCGCCCTGGGCGCTCAGTATGCTTCTGCTTCCAGCAAACCGGATGCAAGTAAGATTTCCCTGACCGGACTTGCTACCCCGAATGCCCTGAAGACTTACATCAAGGATGAAACCAATCCGCTGAACACAGGCGTTCTGTGGAACTGCGCAGATCTGGGCTACCTGGCAATCCAGGGTGCTTACCAGCTGATCACCGGTGACATCACCTCTGATTCTACT
- a CDS encoding ABC transporter permease — protein MEQKKKFKFSFNLALLVIWIVIFLLIGIKAPSFFNANYIINVMLKNIVEIGMVALPMTMIIVTGGIDLSVGNIMVLSCMLGGMAAAGTGSSVAGIIVTVAVGGVCGLINGLMVAKAKISEMITTLATMYLFLGLARGISGGDSVYSYDFSGWCGNTMVGPLPIQIIFFAVLAVIFVIVLQKSTFGRKLFAIGLNKNAAKYAGINTEKIQIIIFTVTGIVCALAAFIFLGRFTSVKYDAGTNFNLKVITIVVLGGTSIMGGVGDMKGTLLGTLIIATLNSGLTVMNIPIDVQTIVQGAVLLISLIAFSIVSSREKQKKVIKITSSEHTAV, from the coding sequence ATGGAACAGAAGAAGAAATTTAAATTCAGTTTTAACCTGGCCTTACTCGTGATCTGGATTGTGATCTTCCTGTTAATCGGAATTAAGGCACCCTCTTTCTTTAATGCCAATTATATCATCAACGTTATGCTGAAGAACATTGTAGAAATCGGCATGGTCGCTCTTCCGATGACAATGATTATTGTAACAGGCGGGATTGATCTTTCAGTAGGCAACATCATGGTTTTGTCCTGTATGCTGGGCGGTATGGCGGCTGCAGGTACCGGAAGCAGTGTCGCCGGCATCATTGTGACAGTTGCAGTCGGGGGAGTCTGCGGGCTGATTAACGGCCTGATGGTCGCCAAGGCAAAGATATCAGAGATGATAACCACACTGGCAACCATGTACCTGTTCCTGGGCCTGGCCAGAGGTATTTCCGGAGGGGACAGCGTATATTCGTATGATTTCAGCGGATGGTGCGGCAATACAATGGTAGGCCCGCTTCCGATTCAGATAATCTTCTTTGCGGTGCTGGCAGTAATCTTTGTGATAGTTTTACAGAAGAGTACATTTGGCCGTAAGCTGTTTGCCATCGGGCTGAATAAAAACGCCGCGAAATACGCCGGAATTAACACAGAGAAAATTCAGATTATTATCTTTACGGTTACCGGTATCGTCTGCGCACTGGCCGCGTTTATCTTTCTGGGACGGTTTACAAGCGTAAAATATGACGCGGGTACGAATTTCAACCTGAAAGTTATCACGATCGTAGTCCTGGGCGGCACCAGCATCATGGGCGGCGTCGGCGATATGAAGGGAACCCTCCTGGGTACGTTGATTATCGCTACGCTGAACAGCGGCCTGACTGTAATGAATATCCCGATCGATGTACAGACCATCGTTCAGGGTGCGGTGCTGTTGATTTCTCTGATCGCGTTCTCCATTGTGTCGTCCAGAGAGAAGCAGAAGAAAGTGATAAAGATCACTTCTTCCGAGCATACAGCCGTTTGA
- a CDS encoding ABC transporter permease → MNQENKKKASFLTSEFYLAMFLVIVLLLLAVFARGFYNLNNIMSLLNTFSYTLIAAVGMNMIILTSNIDVSTGSLISVICIVIAAIGKTGAPFGVLLPVAMIVGAVLSTINGLLVAKLKIPAIVATLATTQIFQGGLQLAVEGSIYDLPASYTWLAFDAKIFGIIPASVLICLIVAVFGLIFMKYSKFSKKIYAIGNNMTSARLTGINVNKTVILTYAIAGLFFGVSATIIGTAGQRVTTTMGSGLEMTFIAAVVLGGTSSAGGSGKLIGTVVGAFILSMISPAINYMGISADWADAIKGAIIIISVLMSAAKNIKKKRIISVASVGGEA, encoded by the coding sequence ATGAATCAGGAAAATAAGAAAAAAGCGTCATTTCTGACCAGCGAATTCTACCTTGCGATGTTTCTGGTGATAGTGCTGCTGCTTCTTGCGGTGTTTGCCAGAGGATTTTACAATCTGAATAACATCATGAGTCTGCTGAACACCTTCAGCTATACGCTGATTGCCGCTGTCGGAATGAACATGATTATTTTAACATCAAACATTGACGTATCCACAGGTTCACTGATTTCAGTAATCTGTATTGTCATAGCAGCAATCGGAAAAACCGGCGCTCCGTTTGGCGTACTGCTTCCGGTAGCCATGATCGTAGGCGCTGTACTCAGCACGATCAATGGCCTGCTGGTGGCAAAGCTGAAGATCCCTGCTATCGTTGCGACGCTGGCAACCACACAGATTTTTCAGGGGGGTCTGCAGCTGGCAGTTGAAGGTTCGATCTATGACCTTCCGGCATCTTATACATGGCTGGCATTTGACGCAAAGATTTTCGGAATTATTCCGGCCAGTGTGCTGATCTGCCTGATTGTAGCTGTATTCGGTCTGATCTTCATGAAATATTCCAAGTTTTCAAAGAAGATCTATGCGATCGGAAACAACATGACCAGCGCCCGTCTGACTGGAATTAACGTAAATAAGACAGTAATTCTCACATATGCGATTGCAGGGCTTTTCTTCGGAGTCTCTGCTACAATCATCGGAACTGCCGGACAGCGTGTGACCACTACTATGGGAAGCGGTCTGGAGATGACATTTATCGCGGCAGTTGTGCTCGGCGGAACCAGTTCTGCGGGAGGATCAGGAAAGCTGATCGGGACCGTGGTCGGAGCTTTTATCCTTTCCATGATTTCACCGGCTATCAATTACATGGGAATCAGCGCCGACTGGGCAGATGCCATCAAGGGTGCGATCATTATCATTTCTGTATTAATGTCTGCTGCTAAGAATATTAAGAAAAAACGGATCATTTCCGTAGCGAGTGTAGGAGGTGAGGCATAA